A stretch of Desulfobacter hydrogenophilus DNA encodes these proteins:
- a CDS encoding UbiA family prenyltransferase — translation MKYVMSFYDTIVPAKLQSFFALSRTHHGVLDMMAPVFAALVYLGQFPGPGIVLAGIITVFSGYTAVYALNDIAGYRDDKKNIRPGDKNGTDLDSILIRHPLAQGVISLKSAAVWAGFWSVAALLGAWYLNPVCILIFLGGALLEVIYCFLLKISYLRIVINGFVKAAGPVAAVFAVDKNPDALFLCLIFIFFFLWEAGGQNIPNDYTDIEEDRQINAKTLPLVFGRETASFLIMGSLGAALCVMTIVFFMSPVNFNWFSYLIFGTGSFFLLILPAQKLRKTGLNQAAMTLFNKASYYPLFLLCVVLMDLFL, via the coding sequence TTGAAATATGTAATGTCCTTTTATGACACGATAGTTCCAGCAAAGCTTCAATCTTTTTTTGCGCTTTCACGTACCCATCATGGCGTACTTGATATGATGGCACCTGTTTTTGCCGCCCTGGTTTATCTTGGTCAGTTTCCTGGTCCGGGGATTGTCCTGGCAGGGATTATTACGGTTTTTTCCGGCTATACAGCAGTTTATGCACTCAATGATATTGCCGGATACAGGGATGATAAAAAAAATATTCGGCCGGGTGACAAAAACGGAACCGATCTGGACTCGATCCTGATCCGGCATCCCCTTGCCCAGGGCGTGATCAGCCTGAAATCCGCTGCTGTATGGGCAGGTTTCTGGTCTGTTGCGGCTTTGCTGGGTGCCTGGTATTTAAACCCTGTCTGTATCCTGATTTTTCTGGGCGGCGCGCTGCTGGAAGTTATTTATTGCTTTTTGTTGAAAATCAGTTATCTCAGGATTGTCATCAACGGATTTGTAAAAGCCGCAGGTCCCGTTGCCGCTGTTTTTGCCGTGGACAAAAATCCCGATGCCCTGTTTTTATGCTTAATTTTTATTTTCTTTTTCCTATGGGAAGCCGGGGGGCAGAATATCCCCAACGATTATACCGATATAGAAGAAGACCGGCAGATAAATGCAAAAACCCTCCCCTTGGTGTTTGGACGTGAAACGGCAAGTTTTCTGATCATGGGGTCTCTGGGTGCCGCGTTATGTGTAATGACGATAGTATTTTTTATGTCGCCGGTTAATTTTAACTGGTTTTCATATCTAATTTTCGGGACAGGCTCTTTTTTCCTATTGATTCTTCCTGCCCAAAAACTTCGGAAAACAGGACTAAACCAAGCCGCAATGACCCTTTTCAACAAAGCAAGTTATTATCCACTCTTTCTTCTGTGTGTGGTGCTCATGGATTTGTTTCTGTAA
- the ubiG gene encoding bifunctional 2-polyprenyl-6-hydroxyphenol methylase/3-demethylubiquinol 3-O-methyltransferase UbiG, which yields MTYNISSSEIEKFNDFATDWWDKNGRMKSLHDINPLRLEYIMQQTDLKGKRVLDVGCGGGILTERIARQAAETIGIDASSHMTAIARTHAKQSNMDIRYIDTDIEHITRFTKTGFDVILCMELLEHVPNYESVIGACKKALNPEGIVIFATINRNLMSFFLAVVCAEYVLRLLPKGTHDWASLIKPSELNRACSKAGLKQVDITGFSYNPITRNYYLCKNPMVNYLTSFTAV from the coding sequence ATGACATACAATATATCTTCGAGTGAAATTGAAAAATTCAACGATTTTGCAACCGACTGGTGGGATAAAAACGGAAGAATGAAATCTCTTCATGATATCAACCCCTTAAGGCTTGAATACATTATGCAGCAAACGGATCTTAAGGGAAAACGGGTGCTGGATGTGGGTTGCGGCGGCGGAATACTCACTGAAAGGATTGCCCGGCAGGCTGCCGAGACCATCGGCATTGATGCCTCCTCACATATGACGGCCATTGCCCGGACCCACGCAAAACAATCAAATATGGACATCCGCTATATTGACACGGACATCGAACATATCACCCGGTTCACGAAAACCGGTTTTGACGTTATCCTCTGCATGGAACTGCTTGAACATGTGCCAAACTATGAATCGGTTATTGGTGCATGTAAAAAGGCCCTGAATCCCGAGGGTATCGTCATTTTTGCAACCATCAACCGCAACCTGATGTCTTTTTTTCTGGCTGTGGTGTGTGCGGAATATGTTCTGAGGCTTCTGCCAAAGGGTACCCATGACTGGGCATCATTGATCAAGCCTTCTGAATTGAACCGGGCCTGTTCTAAGGCTGGATTAAAACAGGTGGATATCACAGGGTTTTCATACAACCCGATTACCCGGAATTACTATTTATGTAAAAATCCCATGGTCAACTATCTGACAAGCTTCACCGCTGTTTGA
- a CDS encoding 3-dehydroquinate synthase, which produces MNNKVSLQKDHTQETIVPLKFNQAYHYPVCFTRDIFNTANPVLINTLAGENQTGPRKIVVMIDDGLTHQNPQLLNDIFQWFEYHKNLVCLAWEPMVFPGGEQVKNSWDHVHRATKTMDDSGIDRHGVVIAMGGGALLDMAGFSASIFHRGIQLVRIPTTTLAQNDAGIGVKNGINQYGKKNCIGTFYLPIAVINDYDFLETLPFAHFIGGVAEAFKIALIRDKSFFLFLEKNSALLKQRDSKAIEETIERCARLHVDHIAHSGDAFETGSSRPLDYGHWSAHKLEMLSGFSMGHGQAVSVGIALDSYYAWQMSLMSRAELDRLITSLINCGLPVWSEYLEATDPSGRLEIENGLEEFRQHLGGRLTFTMPHGIGEKCERHEMDFDVVRQGIAFLKSLL; this is translated from the coding sequence ATGAATAATAAAGTATCGTTACAAAAAGACCACACCCAAGAGACCATTGTCCCGCTGAAATTTAATCAGGCGTATCATTACCCGGTTTGCTTTACCCGGGATATTTTTAATACCGCAAATCCCGTTCTCATCAATACCCTTGCCGGTGAAAACCAGACCGGGCCAAGGAAAATAGTGGTGATGATTGATGACGGGCTGACCCATCAGAATCCCCAGCTTTTAAATGACATATTCCAGTGGTTTGAATACCACAAGAATCTTGTTTGTCTGGCCTGGGAACCTATGGTCTTTCCCGGCGGTGAGCAGGTAAAAAATTCCTGGGACCATGTGCACCGGGCAACAAAAACCATGGATGATTCGGGCATAGACAGGCATGGCGTGGTCATTGCCATGGGCGGGGGAGCCCTTTTGGATATGGCCGGATTCAGCGCTTCCATTTTCCACAGGGGGATACAGCTGGTACGGATTCCCACGACAACCCTGGCCCAGAATGATGCCGGCATTGGTGTTAAAAACGGCATAAACCAGTATGGCAAAAAAAATTGTATCGGCACATTTTATCTGCCCATAGCGGTGATTAATGACTATGATTTCCTGGAAACGCTGCCCTTTGCGCATTTTATCGGAGGGGTGGCGGAAGCCTTTAAAATTGCTTTGATACGCGATAAGTCTTTTTTTTTATTTCTTGAGAAGAACAGCGCACTGCTGAAACAAAGGGATTCAAAGGCCATAGAAGAAACCATCGAAAGATGCGCCCGGCTTCACGTTGATCATATCGCCCACAGCGGTGACGCCTTTGAAACAGGGTCGTCACGGCCCCTGGATTACGGACACTGGTCTGCCCATAAGCTTGAAATGCTGTCCGGGTTTTCCATGGGACACGGCCAAGCCGTATCGGTTGGCATTGCTCTCGATTCCTATTATGCATGGCAGATGTCCCTGATGTCCCGGGCTGAACTCGATCGTCTCATCACATCGTTGATCAATTGCGGTCTCCCGGTCTGGAGCGAATATTTGGAGGCCACGGACCCTTCGGGTCGCCTTGAAATAGAAAACGGGCTTGAAGAATTCCGGCAGCACTTGGGGGGTAGGTTGACATTTACCATGCCCCATGGCATCGGGGAGAAATGTGAACGCCATGAAATGGATTTTGACGTTGTCAGGCAGGGGATTGCATTTCTTAAGAGCCTGCTGTGA
- a CDS encoding sugar phosphate isomerase/epimerase family protein codes for MVFSYSTNAFVKYSLAEAVKLIAQTGFKGVEIMCDRPHLYPPDANKQDLEEFKQLLKSLNLTITNLNCFTLFAVGNTWLPSWIEPDESRRQERIDHTLNCLDIAHFLGSPCISVPPGGPPVEMSRDASLKLFRQGLEQVIPKAEALGVSILIEPEPDLLIENSSQMSSFIKDFTSPNLGVNFDVGHFYCVGEAPEVALETLFDKIGHIHIEDIASTRKHHHLIPGLGAIDYDAFFKRLGELNYTKDVCVELYTYTEAPCEAGVKSIETLKPVMEKYGFPV; via the coding sequence ATGGTATTTTCATACAGCACCAATGCGTTTGTTAAATATTCTCTTGCCGAGGCAGTTAAATTAATCGCCCAGACAGGATTTAAGGGGGTTGAGATCATGTGCGACAGACCCCATCTGTACCCCCCGGATGCAAACAAACAGGATCTTGAAGAATTCAAGCAATTACTCAAATCGCTAAATTTGACGATTACCAACCTCAACTGCTTCACCCTTTTTGCCGTGGGCAATACCTGGCTTCCTTCCTGGATAGAGCCGGATGAATCAAGACGGCAGGAGAGAATCGACCATACACTTAACTGTCTGGATATCGCCCATTTCCTGGGAAGCCCGTGTATCTCGGTTCCCCCCGGCGGGCCGCCGGTTGAAATGAGCCGGGACGCATCATTGAAACTGTTCCGCCAAGGGCTTGAACAAGTCATTCCCAAAGCAGAGGCCCTGGGCGTCTCCATCCTCATTGAGCCGGAACCCGATCTTTTAATAGAAAATAGCAGCCAGATGAGTTCGTTTATTAAGGATTTTACATCTCCAAACCTGGGGGTTAACTTTGATGTGGGTCACTTTTACTGTGTGGGTGAGGCGCCGGAAGTCGCCCTTGAAACCCTGTTTGATAAAATTGGCCATATCCACATTGAAGATATTGCGTCCACAAGAAAGCACCACCATCTCATCCCGGGTCTGGGTGCCATAGACTATGATGCATTTTTTAAACGACTCGGGGAACTCAACTACACCAAAGATGTTTGTGTTGAGCTTTATACCTATACCGAAGCCCCTTGCGAGGCCGGAGTGAAAAGTATTGAGACGTTAAAACCCGTAATGGAAAAATATGGTTTTCCAGTTTAA
- a CDS encoding cytochrome ubiquinol oxidase subunit I — MTLHLDPALLARLQFAFTISFHILFPAFTIGLASWLAVVEWRWLKTGDETYRDVYRMWVKIFAVTFGMGVVSGIVLSYQFGTNWSVFADKAGNIIGPLLGFEVLTAFFLEASFLGIMLFGWNRVSPKMHFSATVIVASGTLVSAFWILSANSWMQTPQGFFIGDDGLYYPLNWLAIIFNSSFPYRMIHMVTAAYLTTAFAVSGVGAFYLYRKKFTNQAKVMFGMAMLMAVFVAPLQLLFGDLHGLNTFKEQPVKVAAMEGLWETQEGAPLVLFGWPDEERETTRFAVEIPKVSSLILTHHLDGEVRGLKEWPKDRRPPVAPVFWSFRIMVGVGMMMILTGVIALFLYWKKRLFDSPWFHRWCMLMTPAGFIAVLSGWFVTEIGRQPYIVFNSLLTSESISPVAGIHISLSLIAFIIIYGLVFGAGIYYIFRLVQKGPVPETETPYGGHGIEAPPLVSDVVTAKGEDHV, encoded by the coding sequence ATGACACTTCACTTGGACCCCGCCCTACTTGCAAGACTTCAGTTTGCCTTTACCATATCGTTTCACATCTTGTTTCCGGCTTTTACCATAGGCCTGGCAAGCTGGCTGGCGGTGGTGGAATGGCGATGGCTTAAAACCGGTGATGAGACATACAGGGATGTCTACCGGATGTGGGTAAAGATATTTGCCGTGACCTTCGGCATGGGCGTTGTCTCCGGTATAGTTCTTTCCTACCAGTTCGGTACAAACTGGTCCGTCTTTGCCGATAAAGCCGGCAATATCATAGGCCCGCTTCTGGGGTTTGAAGTACTGACCGCCTTTTTCCTGGAAGCCTCTTTTCTGGGAATCATGCTGTTTGGATGGAACCGCGTCAGCCCCAAAATGCATTTTTCCGCCACAGTAATTGTGGCCTCAGGAACCCTGGTTTCCGCTTTCTGGATCTTGTCAGCCAATTCCTGGATGCAGACCCCCCAGGGATTCTTTATAGGCGATGACGGCCTTTACTATCCCCTCAACTGGCTGGCCATTATTTTTAATTCATCCTTTCCCTATCGCATGATCCATATGGTGACTGCGGCATACTTGACAACGGCCTTTGCCGTGAGCGGGGTGGGCGCCTTTTATCTGTATCGCAAAAAATTCACTAACCAGGCAAAGGTCATGTTCGGCATGGCGATGCTCATGGCGGTATTTGTTGCGCCGCTCCAGCTCCTGTTCGGAGACCTTCACGGCCTGAACACGTTCAAGGAGCAGCCGGTCAAGGTAGCCGCCATGGAAGGCCTGTGGGAAACCCAGGAAGGTGCGCCGCTGGTATTGTTCGGCTGGCCGGATGAAGAGAGGGAAACCACCCGGTTTGCCGTTGAAATCCCTAAAGTGTCCAGTCTTATTCTCACCCATCACCTGGACGGAGAGGTCAGAGGCTTGAAAGAATGGCCCAAAGACCGCCGACCACCGGTTGCGCCTGTTTTCTGGTCCTTCCGGATCATGGTGGGTGTGGGTATGATGATGATTCTAACCGGGGTTATAGCCCTTTTTCTGTATTGGAAAAAACGCCTGTTTGACTCCCCGTGGTTTCACCGCTGGTGTATGTTGATGACGCCGGCCGGTTTTATTGCGGTTCTTTCAGGATGGTTTGTAACGGAAATAGGCCGCCAGCCGTATATCGTTTTTAACTCTCTTTTGACGTCTGAATCCATATCCCCGGTGGCAGGTATTCATATCAGTCTTTCGCTGATAGCCTTTATCATCATTTATGGTTTAGTATTTGGTGCCGGCATTTATTATATCTTCCGCCTTGTCCAAAAAGGACCGGTTCCCGAAACGGAAACCCCATACGGCGGCCATGGTATTGAAGCCCCACCCCTTGTTTCAGATGTTGTAACGGCAAAAGGAGAAGACCATGTTTAG
- the cydB gene encoding cytochrome d ubiquinol oxidase subunit II, protein MFSFEGFIDLPLIWYALIGTAIFLYVLLDGFDLGLGILFPFAPSEKCQDRMMGSIAPFWDGNETWLVMGGGGLFAAFPLAYAILMPAFYIPVILMLLGLILRGVSFEFRFKAHDRSKKRWGYVFHLGSLVATLTQGMMLGAFVQGISVTGRTFSGGPFDWLNAFSVMTGVALVAGYALLGAAWLIMKTEDVTQQWARKCTGYLFWHVALFMGLVSLCMPIMDTRIRELWFNPLNFIYLSIMPVSCMVMFWMLWKDLRNKNEYRPFFLIQGIFLMNYIGIGVSTWPWLVPYRVTFRHAAAAPESQSLLLIGAVIMLPVVLAYTGYCYWIFRGKSSHETSY, encoded by the coding sequence ATGTTTAGTTTTGAAGGGTTTATTGATCTGCCCCTTATCTGGTATGCATTGATTGGTACTGCCATTTTTTTATATGTTCTGCTGGATGGATTTGATCTGGGTCTCGGCATCCTGTTTCCCTTTGCACCGTCTGAAAAATGTCAGGACCGCATGATGGGATCCATTGCCCCGTTCTGGGATGGGAATGAAACCTGGCTTGTGATGGGCGGCGGCGGACTTTTTGCGGCCTTTCCCCTTGCCTACGCCATTTTAATGCCGGCGTTCTACATTCCCGTCATCTTGATGCTCCTGGGTCTGATTTTAAGGGGGGTTTCCTTTGAATTCAGGTTCAAGGCCCACGACCGATCCAAAAAACGCTGGGGCTATGTTTTCCATTTGGGCTCCCTGGTTGCCACACTCACCCAGGGAATGATGCTGGGCGCTTTTGTCCAGGGAATCAGCGTCACCGGAAGAACGTTCAGCGGCGGACCATTTGACTGGCTCAATGCTTTCAGTGTCATGACCGGGGTTGCCTTAGTGGCCGGTTATGCCCTACTGGGTGCTGCCTGGCTGATTATGAAAACCGAAGATGTGACCCAGCAGTGGGCGCGCAAATGCACCGGATATCTGTTCTGGCATGTGGCCCTTTTCATGGGACTGGTAAGCCTTTGCATGCCGATCATGGATACGAGAATCCGAGAGTTGTGGTTCAATCCGCTCAATTTCATTTATCTCAGCATCATGCCGGTCTCTTGCATGGTCATGTTTTGGATGCTGTGGAAGGACCTTCGCAACAAAAATGAATACCGGCCCTTTTTCCTGATTCAGGGGATTTTTCTGATGAATTACATTGGCATCGGCGTCAGTACCTGGCCTTGGCTGGTGCCCTACCGGGTGACCTTTCGCCATGCCGCGGCCGCACCGGAATCACAGTCCCTCCTGCTGATAGGAGCAGTGATCATGTTGCCGGTTGTGCTTGCCTATACCGGTTATTGTTACTGGATATTCCGGGGTAAGAGTTCCCATGAAACCTCCTACTAA
- a CDS encoding nitrous oxide reductase accessory protein NosL, with amino-acid sequence MRSFKRRQFLKTLSLTPLSLSLFLPAAKAMDCNVLHPLMPPQTQFQGQCPVCGMVRPMWARTWIRFKPLQGVEQVCSFHCLADWIIKTGRNPTDIMLAVYHNPGKMIPADKAFVVLGSAAAGTMSPVSKIVFDDKTKAAEFAEHCGGEIVDFPGALAAAKSSVLKENTMVKARQLKKGKIVEPSETDRCPVCNMFPARYPYGKCQIQIKSGKTFHFCSTQCLFAFMGKQSLYVDTPVEPFLIWVVDRNSGMWTSGRTAFYVIGSSKVFGPMGYEAFPFNSIAEASAFAAENGGTAVGYGGVSVEKIVPEWRYPLKVFKTTE; translated from the coding sequence ATGAGATCCTTCAAACGCCGCCAATTTTTAAAAACCCTGTCTTTAACGCCTTTATCCCTGTCTTTATTTCTTCCTGCTGCCAAAGCAATGGATTGTAATGTACTGCATCCCTTGATGCCGCCGCAAACTCAGTTCCAAGGACAATGTCCGGTTTGCGGCATGGTTCGACCAATGTGGGCGCGAACCTGGATCAGGTTTAAGCCTCTTCAGGGGGTAGAACAGGTCTGCTCTTTTCATTGTCTGGCCGACTGGATTATAAAAACAGGCCGGAATCCAACCGATATTATGCTCGCGGTGTATCACAATCCCGGGAAGATGATACCTGCAGACAAAGCGTTTGTCGTTCTGGGGTCGGCTGCGGCAGGCACCATGAGTCCGGTTTCCAAAATCGTGTTTGATGACAAGACCAAGGCCGCTGAATTTGCTGAGCACTGCGGTGGTGAAATCGTTGATTTCCCGGGCGCGCTTGCTGCGGCTAAATCCAGCGTCTTAAAAGAAAACACGATGGTCAAGGCCCGGCAGCTTAAAAAGGGCAAGATCGTTGAACCGTCCGAGACAGACAGATGTCCGGTCTGCAATATGTTTCCGGCCCGCTACCCCTATGGCAAATGTCAGATACAAATAAAGAGTGGGAAAACGTTTCACTTCTGCTCGACCCAATGTTTATTCGCCTTTATGGGAAAGCAGTCCCTATATGTGGATACGCCGGTGGAACCTTTTTTAATTTGGGTGGTGGATCGCAATTCCGGCATGTGGACCAGTGGCCGAACCGCATTTTATGTGATCGGATCGTCAAAGGTATTCGGCCCCATGGGGTATGAGGCGTTTCCCTTTAACTCAATTGCTGAAGCATCAGCATTTGCTGCCGAGAACGGCGGCACTGCCGTCGGCTATGGTGGGGTCAGCGTTGAAAAAATTGTGCCGGAGTGGCGGTATCCTCTTAAGGTCTTCAAAACAACTGAATGA
- a CDS encoding sulfite exporter TauE/SafE family protein, giving the protein MMQASSLLSLFLLGLSGTGHCLGMCGPLILAFPGKSGKFDSHLCYHAGRIITYTGIGVLMGSLGLALAKLASVTGLDYLATLARIQLVFSLLAGIFLVLFGLGQLGILGQSEWLMISNPQIIPGYRFIVRSAFQRSDRWLMVITGMFMGFIPCGLSFAAFSRALAASRPMEGGLFLLAFGLGTLPGLLLLGTGASVIARRYRRHFDLFSGMLMIGMAASLLLDGIAALF; this is encoded by the coding sequence ATGATGCAAGCATCCTCCCTGTTGTCCTTATTTTTGCTGGGCCTTTCCGGAACAGGACATTGCCTCGGCATGTGTGGTCCGCTTATCCTTGCATTTCCCGGTAAATCAGGAAAATTCGATTCCCATCTATGTTACCACGCCGGTCGGATTATAACCTACACGGGCATTGGTGTCCTTATGGGAAGTCTTGGCCTGGCACTGGCAAAACTTGCCTCGGTTACAGGTCTCGACTACCTGGCAACCCTGGCCCGCATACAATTGGTTTTTTCTTTGCTGGCAGGCATCTTTCTGGTTCTCTTTGGCCTTGGCCAGCTGGGCATCCTGGGGCAGTCTGAATGGCTCATGATATCGAATCCCCAGATAATACCGGGTTACCGCTTTATTGTACGTTCAGCCTTTCAAAGATCCGATCGCTGGTTAATGGTTATTACCGGAATGTTTATGGGCTTCATTCCTTGCGGCCTGTCTTTTGCTGCCTTTTCAAGGGCATTGGCTGCCAGTCGGCCAATGGAGGGCGGATTGTTTCTGCTTGCATTTGGTCTGGGAACACTGCCGGGACTGCTGCTTCTGGGTACGGGAGCCTCTGTCATCGCCCGCCGTTACCGGCGGCACTTTGATCTTTTTTCCGGCATGCTCATGATCGGCATGGCCGCATCTCTTCTTCTGGATGGGATTGCAGCCCTTTTTTGA
- a CDS encoding nitrous oxide reductase accessory protein NosL, whose translation MLKRFIKKIMGTIALLLTFALVLLPIAGAEAFDGKHPQSGLKPLDENRQMQISPGDRCPVCGMTVIQYPKFNCAIQLKNATTYYFCTTGCMVRSWMHPEIYLGTARDMLERPIVREYFSGQQIDARDAVLVYGSDVIGPMGPALVPLLDERYLTVFKRRHGGKTQVLLKELTDDRWYEMTGKKIAE comes from the coding sequence TTGTTAAAGCGCTTCATTAAAAAAATAATGGGTACCATAGCACTTTTACTCACATTTGCGCTGGTATTGCTGCCTATAGCGGGAGCTGAGGCTTTCGACGGAAAACACCCCCAGAGCGGCCTCAAGCCCTTAGACGAAAATAGACAAATGCAGATAAGTCCCGGGGATCGTTGTCCGGTTTGCGGAATGACTGTAATTCAGTATCCAAAATTTAATTGTGCCATCCAGTTAAAAAATGCAACCACTTATTATTTTTGCACGACCGGTTGTATGGTTCGTTCTTGGATGCACCCTGAAATATACCTGGGCACGGCCAGGGATATGCTTGAACGACCCATCGTTAGAGAATACTTTTCTGGACAGCAGATTGACGCCCGTGACGCAGTACTTGTATATGGTTCTGATGTCATTGGCCCCATGGGGCCGGCCCTCGTACCTCTTTTGGATGAACGTTACCTGACGGTTTTCAAAAGACGGCATGGCGGTAAAACCCAGGTTCTTCTCAAGGAGCTGACTGATGACAGGTGGTATGAAATGACAGGCAAAAAAATAGCAGAATAA
- a CDS encoding ABC transporter permease, giving the protein MFNTMQIWAFRDLLRRPFESLLLGITLTLTVAILGTLLLFPRALHDTLNTLLKATPAIILRRFDATGFCPLPVQASVLAAENVIGVVSVRPRIWGVVNGPNGPLTIVGILENKIPKALADSLTRLPEPGQVIIGFGVSTGPSTDTLELKGEISRNYQVIDRLPEKTSMFTHDLVLMNPEDARQLIGLPQGYACDLAIDVFHENEQDAILSDLTASFSWPVECVTRLQSQGLCAGHLNRGRTLVAIAVIPAVLALCLLVAVNTRKSMGRQSDLGVMKAIGWTTGDIIRFQLYRELSVCLPSAVVGICLSFVLVYGPGAGWAADFFLGWKTLPPSLYLEITGAATVVLEMAGLMLVPMIASAFLPALKGATSDVHDMINDAGSR; this is encoded by the coding sequence ATGTTTAATACCATGCAGATCTGGGCTTTCAGGGATCTTTTGCGGCGGCCTTTTGAGTCCCTTCTCCTTGGCATCACATTGACATTGACGGTTGCAATATTGGGGACCCTGCTGCTATTTCCACGGGCCCTGCATGATACGCTCAACACCTTATTAAAAGCGACACCCGCCATTATCCTGAGACGCTTTGATGCCACAGGCTTTTGTCCCTTGCCGGTTCAGGCGTCGGTCCTGGCTGCGGAAAACGTTATCGGGGTCGTTTCTGTAAGGCCCAGAATCTGGGGCGTGGTCAATGGCCCGAATGGCCCATTGACCATCGTAGGGATATTAGAAAACAAAATACCCAAAGCCCTTGCCGACAGCTTGACCCGCCTGCCGGAGCCCGGTCAGGTGATCATCGGGTTTGGCGTTTCCACCGGCCCATCTACCGACACCCTGGAATTAAAAGGCGAAATCAGCCGGAACTATCAGGTCATTGATCGGTTACCTGAAAAAACAAGCATGTTTACCCACGACCTGGTACTGATGAATCCTGAGGATGCCCGACAGCTGATCGGCCTTCCCCAAGGCTATGCCTGTGACCTGGCCATTGACGTTTTCCATGAAAATGAGCAGGACGCCATTTTATCAGACCTGACCGCGTCGTTTTCCTGGCCGGTGGAATGTGTCACAAGATTACAGAGCCAAGGGCTTTGTGCAGGCCATTTGAATCGCGGCAGAACGCTTGTCGCCATTGCAGTGATTCCTGCTGTGCTGGCGTTGTGTCTTCTGGTTGCGGTAAACACCCGAAAATCAATGGGACGGCAATCGGATCTTGGTGTCATGAAAGCAATAGGCTGGACCACAGGTGATATTATCCGATTTCAACTGTATCGGGAATTATCTGTCTGCCTGCCTTCGGCCGTTGTGGGCATCTGCCTGTCCTTTGTTCTGGTATACGGACCCGGCGCAGGTTGGGCCGCTGATTTTTTCCTTGGCTGGAAAACTCTGCCCCCCTCCCTTTACCTTGAAATAACGGGAGCTGCAACCGTTGTGCTGGAAATGGCAGGGTTGATGCTGGTGCCAATGATTGCGTCGGCTTTTTTACCGGCATTAAAGGGCGCAACCTCGGATGTTCATGATATGATCAACGATGCAGGTAGTCGATGA
- a CDS encoding ABC transporter ATP-binding protein, with protein sequence MSSEITCHDVSVVFPMGNKKNRRVLDKINVSFQAGKINIITGPVGAGKTTLLNILAGLSRPTSGEVIVNDEKVSRWTGPHRERWRRQAGIVFQHDHLLHDLTVLENVMLPLIPLGRSLATCRNQSMEALKQVGMLHHAGSLAKSLSGGERQKTTIARAIVNQPGFIFADEPFAHLDAESSKQMMNLLHHHACQNAVVIVAAHGLNLETLPENHLCYRLKNGVLNPLSS encoded by the coding sequence ATGAGTTCGGAAATTACATGCCACGATGTGAGTGTTGTTTTCCCCATGGGCAACAAAAAAAATCGCCGCGTACTGGACAAGATCAATGTCAGTTTTCAGGCAGGCAAAATAAACATTATCACCGGCCCTGTTGGTGCCGGCAAAACCACCCTGCTCAATATCCTGGCAGGGCTCTCCCGGCCAACATCGGGGGAGGTGATTGTAAACGATGAGAAGGTTTCCCGGTGGACCGGACCCCACAGGGAGCGATGGCGGCGGCAAGCGGGCATTGTTTTTCAACACGACCATCTTCTCCATGACCTAACGGTGCTGGAAAATGTCATGCTGCCCTTGATTCCCCTGGGGCGCTCCCTGGCCACATGCCGAAACCAAAGCATGGAGGCACTTAAACAAGTCGGGATGTTGCACCATGCAGGCAGTTTAGCCAAATCCCTTTCAGGGGGGGAACGCCAGAAAACAACCATTGCCAGGGCAATCGTAAACCAGCCGGGTTTTATCTTTGCGGACGAACCTTTTGCTCACCTGGATGCCGAAAGCAGCAAACAGATGATGAATCTGCTGCATCATCATGCCTGTCAAAATGCGGTTGTGATCGTTGCCGCCCATGGTTTAAACCTGGAGACACTCCCGGAAAACCACCTTTGCTACCGGCTGAAAAACGGTGTACTGAACCCATTGAGTTCCTGA